ATGACTGGTAAAGGTGGCGTCGGTAAAACCTCTGTAGCAGCCGCCACCGGCTTACAATGTGCTGAATTAGGCTATAAAACCCTTGTTCTGAGCACTGATCCTGCCCACTCTCTAGCGGATAGTTTTGACCAAGAAATGACTCACGAACCCCAAAAAGTACGAGAAAACCTTTATGGGGCGGAATTAGATGCTCTCATTGAACTAGAAGCCAATTGGGGGGCAGTAAAACGCTATATTACTGAAGTTTTGCAAGCGAGAGGCTTAGAAGGGGTACAAGCCGAAGAACTTGCCATTCTCCCTGGAATGGATGAGATTTTTGGTTTAGTGCGGATGAAACGCCATTATGATGAAGGGGAGTATGATGTTTTAATCATTGACTCTGCCCCCACCGGAACCGCCTTGCGTCTGTTAAGCATCCCTGAAGTTGGGGGATGGTATATGCGTCGCTTTTATAAGCCTTTTCGGGGAATGTCGGCAGCGTTACGTCCCATTGTTGAACCGATTTTCCGCCCCATTGCTGGTTTCTCTCTTCCTACAGAAGAAGTGATGGATGCTCCTTATGAATTTTATGAGCAAATTGAAGCGTTGGAAAAGGTTTTAACTGATAATCAGAAAACTTCTGTACGGCTGGTAACCAATCCTGAAAAAATGGTGATTAAGGAATCAGCCCGCGCCCATGCTTATCTCAGTTTGTATAATGTAGCCACAGATATGGTAGTGGCAAATCGGATTA
This window of the Euhalothece natronophila Z-M001 genome carries:
- a CDS encoding TRC40/GET3/ArsA family transport-energizing ATPase, producing the protein MRVILMTGKGGVGKTSVAAATGLQCAELGYKTLVLSTDPAHSLADSFDQEMTHEPQKVRENLYGAELDALIELEANWGAVKRYITEVLQARGLEGVQAEELAILPGMDEIFGLVRMKRHYDEGEYDVLIIDSAPTGTALRLLSIPEVGGWYMRRFYKPFRGMSAALRPIVEPIFRPIAGFSLPTEEVMDAPYEFYEQIEALEKVLTDNQKTSVRLVTNPEKMVIKESARAHAYLSLYNVATDMVVANRIIPEEVNDPFFKQWKDSQQLYRHEIHENFHPLPVKEVPLFSSEMCGLEALELLKETLYNGEDPTQVYHQENTIQVTQQEDGAYSLELYLPGMTKDKIQLNKTGDELNIRIGNHRRNLVLPQALAALQPQGAKMDEDYLKIRFAS